Proteins from a single region of Bubalus kerabau isolate K-KA32 ecotype Philippines breed swamp buffalo unplaced genomic scaffold, PCC_UOA_SB_1v2 scaffold_94, whole genome shotgun sequence:
- the LOC129641172 gene encoding ARL14 effector protein-like yields the protein MSEQAEKSEQAEKSEQAEKSEQAEKSSSVRERPARQSSPEKPSEKELKQMKRLDRQLKRLSLQNPRPQVANFNPKVRQQIKKGQMAKKNESVPEKREVNKYDEKGRLTFNEADLCDCLDKDCMGCFYPCPKCNSTKCGPTCRCNRRWAYDTIVDENGEVISKMPFDLSD from the coding sequence ATGAGTGAACAAGCAGAAAAGAGTGAACAAGCAGAAAAGAGTGAACAAGCAGAAAAGAGTGAACAAGCAGAAAAGAGCAGTTCCGTGCGAGAGAGACCTGCACGTCAAagttctcctgagaaaccaagTGAGAAGGAACTGAAGCAAATGAAACGGTTGGATCGGCAGTTAAAACGGTTGTCACTTCAAAATCCCAGGCCTCAGGTAGCCAACTTTAATCCTAAAGTAAGGCAGCAGATCAAGAAAGGGCAAATGGCAAAGAAAAATGAGTCTGTTCCTGAAAAACGTGAAGTCAACAAGTATGACGAAAAGGGCAGGCTCACCTTCAATGAGGCTGACCTGTGTGACTGCCTTGATAAAGACTGCATGGGTTGCTTCTACCCGTGCCCCAAGTGTAACTCCACCAAGTGTGGGCCCACTTGCCGCTGCAACCGCCGCTGGGCCTACGACACCATAGTCGATGAGAATGGGGAGGTCATCAGCAAGATGCCATTCGACCTCTCCGACTAG